In the genome of Coraliomargarita algicola, one region contains:
- a CDS encoding GH116 family glycosyl-hydrolase: MVKDKPIATNKDSVLRADVSRRRFLKAGALSAAGLSFSGFPVMAGPFSKSDLSKHLIPFDKKLSAQWLASLTQRGVAEVFKGGELKYVGMPIGGMGCGQLYLGGDGKLWLWDIFKSNYYRVPNPGNKILAFPMGGHYAEPVAQGDPYSVQNGVELTQGFLIRTQAGTKTLDRQGFPDVQFRGEYPVGKVSYADADCPVTVQLEAFSPFIPLNAKDSAIPATVMRYTVTNPSDQSVEVDLGGWLQNTVCPYLPKDAQGERRNTYVQSQNRASILSSIEGAGLEAKHGYGSMSLSLLQNPQEAGLSVKAVTSLDGSVEPAAFVDQASGMQAGASASKALNDPLAGGLFAHFELAPGESRTVDFAITWFFPNYAEMDAEPLKGSRQDSRHIFRGRKRLYSNYFDSAEAVAEYLASDNKRILESTLAWNQTWYDSTLPYWLLDRSFIGLDCIATQTFHYFENGRPYGWEGVECCPGTCTHVWYYSQALGRIFPEVERAFREKVDFDNEIGMDADSGMIKDRGEYHQKGGKEALDGQAGSIMRVYREHQMSADDAFLRRMWPNVKQATEFLISKDADDNGLWEGAQPHTLDAAWYGPMGWLSSLYLGALAAAEAMALEVGDADFAKRCRTLLDRGYKNIVAEVFDGEYFIHKPTGKKALNSNKGCHIDQVIGQAWAHQVGLGRIIPKQETVSALNSIWKYNFAPDAGQYALDHREIEAAFRWYAMPGEAGLLMTTWPKGGAKEAIPGNKLRSKENPDRFTSVGGYFNECMNGFEYQVAAHMLYEGEPDSELVEKGLAIIKAVHERYGAAKRNPYNEIECGDHYARSMASYGVFLAACGFEYHGPQGYLAFAPRIQPKDFKAPFTTAEGWGTFSQKLVQDQQLEILELRHGQLRLNTLAFAPIAGSIASGAKVELDGKSIAAEFQQEAERYMLNFENGLSLKAGQKLKIQFV, translated from the coding sequence ATGGTAAAGGATAAACCTATCGCCACGAACAAGGATTCAGTCCTCCGGGCTGATGTGTCGCGACGTCGCTTCCTCAAGGCGGGTGCGCTCTCCGCTGCGGGGCTGTCTTTTTCCGGTTTTCCTGTCATGGCAGGCCCCTTTTCGAAATCGGATCTATCCAAGCATCTGATACCATTCGATAAGAAGTTATCCGCGCAGTGGTTGGCCTCCTTGACTCAGCGCGGCGTGGCTGAGGTCTTCAAAGGGGGCGAGCTCAAGTATGTCGGTATGCCGATTGGTGGCATGGGCTGTGGTCAGCTTTACCTCGGTGGTGACGGCAAGCTGTGGCTCTGGGATATTTTCAAGAGTAACTACTACCGCGTGCCGAATCCGGGCAATAAGATTCTAGCCTTTCCCATGGGCGGGCACTATGCCGAGCCGGTCGCACAGGGTGACCCTTATAGTGTGCAAAATGGCGTCGAGCTGACGCAGGGATTTTTGATCCGCACCCAGGCGGGCACGAAGACGCTGGATCGTCAGGGCTTTCCGGATGTGCAATTTCGTGGCGAGTATCCGGTCGGCAAGGTCAGCTATGCGGATGCGGACTGCCCGGTCACAGTGCAGCTCGAAGCTTTCAGCCCTTTCATTCCGCTCAATGCGAAGGACTCAGCCATTCCAGCGACGGTGATGCGCTACACGGTGACGAATCCCTCCGATCAATCTGTCGAGGTAGATCTAGGTGGATGGCTGCAGAATACGGTTTGCCCCTACCTGCCGAAAGACGCGCAGGGGGAGCGTCGTAACACCTATGTGCAGTCGCAGAATCGCGCCAGCATCCTGAGCAGCATCGAAGGTGCCGGGCTAGAGGCGAAGCACGGCTACGGCTCGATGAGCTTGTCGTTGTTGCAGAATCCGCAGGAAGCTGGCCTGAGCGTTAAAGCAGTCACTTCGCTCGACGGCAGCGTAGAGCCTGCGGCATTTGTCGATCAGGCATCCGGAATGCAGGCGGGTGCGTCAGCCAGCAAAGCGCTCAATGATCCTCTGGCAGGTGGACTGTTTGCCCATTTTGAACTCGCGCCTGGCGAGTCCAGGACGGTTGATTTTGCCATCACTTGGTTCTTCCCCAACTATGCCGAGATGGATGCCGAACCGTTGAAGGGGAGCCGTCAGGATTCGCGTCATATCTTCCGTGGCAGAAAGCGCTTATATAGCAATTATTTCGACTCGGCTGAAGCGGTTGCTGAATATTTGGCTAGCGATAATAAACGCATCCTCGAAAGCACGCTTGCCTGGAATCAAACTTGGTATGACAGCACGCTGCCATACTGGCTGCTCGACCGCAGCTTTATCGGACTCGACTGTATCGCCACGCAGACCTTTCATTATTTTGAAAATGGCCGTCCTTACGGCTGGGAGGGCGTCGAGTGCTGTCCAGGCACCTGCACGCACGTCTGGTATTATTCGCAGGCCTTGGGACGCATCTTTCCTGAGGTGGAGCGCGCCTTCCGTGAAAAGGTCGATTTTGACAACGAGATCGGCATGGACGCGGATAGCGGCATGATCAAGGACCGTGGCGAGTATCATCAGAAGGGCGGCAAAGAAGCGCTCGATGGGCAGGCGGGCAGTATCATGCGCGTCTATCGGGAGCATCAGATGTCGGCGGACGATGCCTTCCTGCGTCGCATGTGGCCGAACGTGAAGCAAGCCACTGAGTTCCTCATCAGTAAAGACGCGGATGACAACGGCCTGTGGGAAGGTGCACAGCCACACACGCTCGATGCCGCCTGGTATGGACCGATGGGTTGGTTGAGTAGTCTCTACCTCGGTGCCTTGGCGGCGGCGGAGGCGATGGCACTCGAAGTGGGGGATGCTGACTTCGCCAAACGTTGCCGCACACTGCTGGACCGCGGCTATAAGAACATTGTGGCGGAAGTTTTCGACGGTGAATATTTTATCCACAAGCCGACAGGGAAGAAAGCACTCAATAGTAACAAGGGCTGTCATATCGATCAAGTGATCGGGCAGGCTTGGGCGCATCAAGTAGGGCTGGGGCGCATCATTCCAAAGCAAGAAACCGTCTCCGCGCTGAACAGCATTTGGAAATACAACTTCGCGCCGGACGCCGGGCAGTATGCGCTCGACCACCGCGAAATCGAAGCCGCTTTCCGTTGGTATGCCATGCCCGGCGAAGCGGGCTTGCTCATGACGACTTGGCCCAAGGGCGGCGCCAAGGAAGCGATCCCCGGTAATAAACTGCGTTCCAAAGAAAACCCCGACCGCTTCACCAGCGTGGGCGGCTACTTCAATGAGTGTATGAACGGCTTCGAATATCAGGTCGCCGCGCACATGCTTTACGAAGGCGAGCCGGATTCCGAGCTGGTCGAAAAAGGACTCGCCATCATCAAAGCCGTGCACGAGCGCTACGGCGCGGCCAAGCGGAATCCATACAACGAAATCGAATGCGGCGACCACTACGCGCGCTCGATGGCCAGCTATGGTGTCTTCCTTGCGGCCTGCGGTTTCGAGTATCACGGGCCCCAGGGCTACTTGGCCTTTGCCCCACGCATTCAGCCTAAGGATTTCAAAGCGCCCTTCACCACAGCCGAAGGCTGGGGGACGTTCTCGCAAAAGCTCGTGCAGGATCAGCAGTTGGAAATACTGGAACTGCGTCATGGTCAATTGCGCTTAAACACATTGGCCTTCGCGCCGATCGCAGGTTCAATAGCCAGCGGAGCTAAGGTCGAGCTCGACGGCAAGTCGATCGCTGCGGAGTTCCAACAAGAGGCTGAACGCTATATGCTTAACTTTGAAAATGGGCTGAGCCTGAAGGCGGGGCAGAAATTAAAGATTCAATTCGTATAA